In the Candidatus Nitrospira nitrosa genome, one interval contains:
- a CDS encoding glycosyltransferase family 4 protein, with amino-acid sequence MDTICHIITKLELGGAQEVALHVVSHLDPTKYQAVLISGPGGLLTEEAQRLPHIEMHLLPELGRRIHPVDDLIALVRLTKLLRRIRPSIVHTHSSKAGILGRWAAWLAGVPVIVHTVHGYGITPAQPPWLQRLLTIVERCTGWITTHWIAVAQTDITRGRSWGLFLDNVMLVRPGIAPEPFQQMMTPSDRERVRMDLGAQPGTYLVGTVACLKPQKAPEDFVEVAKLVLEARSDVRFVLIGDGELREKVESLIDRYGLQDRVYLAGWRRDVPAIMQALDTFLLTSHWEGLPRVLLEARASGLPIVATNVGGVEETITERGHAFLYEAGDCTGLAQGVLRILEMFRAAPKRVRTATEDFPREFHIQEMVTQYESLYGSLCERLNRKIQHRPDGATPHA; translated from the coding sequence GTGGATACTATTTGCCATATCATCACCAAGCTTGAACTTGGAGGAGCGCAGGAAGTGGCGCTTCATGTCGTGTCACATCTGGATCCCACAAAATATCAGGCCGTCCTCATCAGCGGCCCTGGCGGACTTCTGACAGAAGAGGCCCAACGCTTACCGCACATCGAGATGCATCTTCTTCCGGAACTCGGTCGTCGGATCCATCCGGTGGATGATCTGATCGCTCTGGTTCGGCTGACCAAACTCCTTCGCCGAATTCGCCCATCAATCGTCCATACACACAGTTCAAAAGCGGGGATTCTCGGCCGGTGGGCTGCATGGCTGGCCGGAGTTCCTGTCATAGTACATACGGTCCATGGCTACGGAATCACTCCGGCCCAGCCGCCCTGGCTCCAACGTCTGCTCACCATAGTCGAACGATGCACCGGTTGGATCACCACTCATTGGATCGCTGTGGCACAGACCGATATCACCAGGGGCCGTTCCTGGGGCCTATTTCTCGATAACGTCATGTTGGTGAGGCCTGGCATTGCCCCTGAACCATTTCAGCAAATGATGACTCCCTCCGATCGAGAGCGAGTTAGAATGGACCTGGGTGCACAGCCCGGTACATACCTGGTGGGAACCGTGGCCTGTCTTAAGCCACAGAAGGCCCCTGAAGATTTCGTTGAGGTGGCGAAGCTGGTCCTTGAGGCGCGGTCAGATGTCCGATTCGTCCTCATTGGCGATGGCGAGCTACGGGAGAAAGTGGAATCGCTGATAGATCGGTATGGGCTTCAAGACCGTGTGTATTTGGCAGGATGGAGACGTGATGTTCCGGCAATCATGCAGGCGCTCGATACGTTTCTCCTGACCTCCCATTGGGAGGGACTGCCGAGAGTCCTTCTGGAAGCACGCGCGTCGGGCTTGCCGATCGTGGCCACGAATGTGGGCGGAGTCGAAGAAACAATTACAGAGAGAGGACACGCATTCTTATACGAAGCGGGGGATTGCACGGGGCTTGCACAAGGTGTCCTTCGCATATTGGAAATGTTCCGTGCGGCGCCAAAACGTGTACGGACGGCTACGGAGGACTTTCCCCGAGAGTTTCATATTCAAGAAATGGTGACACAGTACGAGTCCCTCTATGGCTCGTTATGTGAGCGACTCAATCGCAAGATTCAGCATCGGCCGGATGGTGCAACTCCTCATGCGTAG
- a CDS encoding protoporphyrinogen/coproporphyrinogen oxidase: MILIVGAGLAGLSTAYHLAGTPYRLYERESEVGGLCRSYRKDGFTFDYTGHLLHFRQPPIKALVEQLLADKLQKHDRKSFIYSHQTYTEYPFQVNIHGLPPEVVRECLMGFLTTLLQPASRIDPKDGSFKQWIVENLGEGMAKHFMVPFNEKLWKVSLDELTSDWVSWLVPKPELKDVINGALGIKDKAFGYNPSFLYPASGGISILPESFLPHITGATTNIELLEVDTKRRLARFHDRLSGTTITEHYESLVSTIPVPELVRRCLDMPAHLKEAADGLRWVSVYNLNMAVAREQVSDKHWLYFPEQEFPFYRVGFPMNFSPSLGQPGCSSMYVEISHRPTEHQSADQLATEARAGLERAGILQPSDELVVSDVKDLHYAYVYFDHHRARTIPAILSELERRGIYSIGRYGRWEHTSMEDAIGQGKHLAERLRMGHDQTLSA; this comes from the coding sequence ATGATCCTGATCGTCGGCGCCGGGCTTGCCGGGTTAAGCACCGCCTATCATCTTGCGGGGACTCCATACCGACTCTATGAGCGCGAGTCGGAGGTCGGGGGGCTGTGCCGCTCCTATCGCAAGGACGGGTTTACCTTCGACTACACGGGACATCTGTTGCATTTCCGCCAGCCACCGATCAAGGCCCTCGTGGAGCAATTGCTCGCAGACAAACTCCAGAAACACGATCGCAAGTCGTTTATTTACTCACACCAAACCTACACGGAATATCCCTTTCAGGTAAACATCCACGGTCTTCCGCCTGAAGTCGTGCGGGAGTGTTTGATGGGGTTCTTGACGACACTTTTGCAACCGGCCTCTCGCATCGACCCGAAAGACGGTTCCTTCAAGCAGTGGATTGTGGAGAACCTTGGAGAGGGGATGGCCAAGCATTTTATGGTTCCATTCAACGAAAAGCTGTGGAAGGTGTCGCTGGATGAGCTCACATCCGATTGGGTGTCGTGGCTGGTGCCGAAGCCGGAGTTGAAAGACGTGATTAATGGGGCGCTGGGCATCAAGGACAAGGCATTCGGGTACAATCCGTCATTCCTCTATCCTGCATCCGGCGGGATCAGCATCCTTCCAGAGTCTTTCCTGCCTCACATCACTGGTGCCACCACCAATATCGAACTCCTGGAGGTCGATACAAAACGTCGGCTCGCACGTTTTCACGATCGGCTCAGCGGTACAACCATCACCGAACACTATGAGTCGTTGGTCTCGACGATTCCTGTTCCGGAACTTGTGCGCCGTTGCCTCGATATGCCCGCCCACCTCAAAGAAGCCGCTGACGGGCTACGCTGGGTGTCGGTCTATAACCTCAACATGGCCGTGGCACGTGAGCAGGTGTCGGACAAGCATTGGCTCTACTTCCCTGAACAAGAATTTCCGTTTTACCGAGTCGGATTTCCCATGAATTTCTCCCCATCGTTGGGGCAACCTGGATGTAGCTCGATGTACGTTGAGATCTCGCACCGGCCGACGGAACATCAATCAGCTGACCAGCTCGCCACCGAAGCCAGGGCCGGATTGGAGCGGGCAGGTATCCTACAACCCAGCGACGAACTGGTCGTCTCGGATGTGAAGGATTTGCACTATGCGTATGTCTACTTTGATCATCATCGCGCACGTACGATTCCCGCCATCCTCTCCGAGCTCGAGCGGAGAGGCATCTACTCCATTGGCCGATATGGCCGTTGGGAACATACCTCTATGGAGGATGCCATTGGGCAGGGGAAGCACCTCGCTGAACGGCTCAGAATGGGACACGATCAAACCCTCTCGGCCTAG